The following coding sequences lie in one Lolium perenne isolate Kyuss_39 chromosome 2, Kyuss_2.0, whole genome shotgun sequence genomic window:
- the LOC127328754 gene encoding uncharacterized mitochondrial protein AtMg00860-like has translation MDKLREQKFYAKFSKCGFWLDIVGFLGHIVSAEGVAVDPRKTAAVTEWESPKNGGEIRSFLGLAGYYRRFIENFSKIAKPMTELLKKDKKFIWANKCEASFQELKQHLVSTPVLCLSDIRISKCIAMLLAKDLEVF, from the coding sequence ATGGACAAGCTTAGAGAGCAAAAGttctatgccaagtttagcaagtgcgggTTCTGGTTAGACATAGTTGGGTTCCTTGGACACATAGTTTCAGCAGAAGGAGTCGCAGTAGACCCAAGAAAGACTGCAGCTGTGACTGAATGGGAGTCACCCAAGAATGGAGGAGAGATTCGGAGTTTCTTAGGACTCGCTGGATACTACCGAAGATTTATTGAGAATTTCTCCAAAATTGCAAAGCCCATGAcagaactgttgaagaaggataagaaATTCATATGGGCTAACAAGTGTGAAGCTAGTTTTCAAGAGTTGAAGCAACACCTAGTAAGTACACCAGTTCTATGTTTGTCGGATATCAGGATTTCCAAGTGTATTGCGATGCTTCTCGCCAAGGACTTGGAGGTGTTCTAA